From the Myxococcales bacterium genome, one window contains:
- a CDS encoding type IIA DNA topoisomerase subunit B: MYIGKLGDGSQYDDGIYVLLKEVIDNSVDEFLMGAGKRVAIEIDGKTVTIRDFGRGIPHGKVVECVAKINTGAKYDKGAFYRSVGLNGVGTKAVNALSEYFLVESYREGEVKRAEFRRGELVKDSKVQATAERNGTLIRFVPDPEIFKSFKYRAEFIRERLQLYAYLNRGLKLQFNNETIASDNGLADLLAKEVGDEGLYPIIHVVSDEIEYAVTHTNNYGESYLSFVNGQYTHDGGTHQAAFREGVLKAYREFFKKEFDAADARGGVVGAILVRIHEPVFESQTKTKLGSAMVTPEGPPLRGWVIDFVRDTLEKELHKNPETAKILQQKIQQNEHERKELAGIKKLATERSKKANIHNKKLRDCKFHFNDAKDGLRELTQIFITEGDSASGSLTKSRRPETQAVFALKGKPLNTFGLTRKVVYENEELNLLQHALGLENELDGLRFNQVVIATDADVDGMHIRLLLLTFFLQFYPELVRKGHLHILQTPLFRVRNKKETRYCYSEAERNRAAAELAGSPEITRFKGLGEISPEEFGQFIGENIRLDKVEWFAGAHLKDILAYYMGKNTPERREHIIKNLILEPIDRVEEAKA, encoded by the coding sequence ATGTACATCGGCAAACTCGGCGACGGTTCGCAATACGATGACGGTATTTATGTGCTTTTGAAGGAAGTCATCGACAACAGCGTCGACGAATTCCTGATGGGCGCCGGCAAACGCGTGGCCATCGAAATCGACGGCAAGACCGTCACCATCCGCGATTTCGGCCGCGGCATTCCCCACGGCAAGGTGGTGGAATGCGTCGCCAAGATCAACACCGGCGCCAAGTACGATAAGGGCGCCTTCTACCGTTCGGTCGGTCTCAACGGCGTCGGCACCAAGGCGGTCAACGCCCTGTCCGAGTATTTCCTAGTCGAATCCTACCGCGAGGGCGAGGTCAAACGCGCCGAATTCCGCCGCGGCGAACTGGTCAAGGATAGCAAGGTGCAGGCGACCGCCGAGCGCAACGGCACCCTGATCCGCTTCGTCCCCGATCCGGAAATTTTCAAGAGCTTCAAGTACCGCGCGGAGTTCATCCGCGAGCGGCTGCAACTGTACGCCTACCTCAATCGCGGTCTGAAGTTGCAGTTCAACAACGAGACCATCGCCAGCGACAACGGCCTGGCCGATCTGCTGGCCAAGGAAGTGGGCGACGAGGGGCTTTACCCGATCATTCACGTCGTCAGCGACGAGATCGAATACGCCGTCACCCACACCAACAACTACGGCGAATCCTACCTGTCGTTCGTCAACGGCCAATACACCCACGACGGCGGCACGCACCAGGCGGCGTTCCGCGAAGGCGTGCTGAAGGCGTACCGCGAGTTCTTCAAGAAGGAATTCGACGCGGCCGACGCCCGCGGCGGCGTGGTCGGCGCCATCCTGGTGCGCATCCACGAGCCGGTGTTCGAGTCGCAGACCAAGACCAAACTCGGCAGCGCGATGGTCACGCCCGAGGGCCCGCCGCTGCGCGGCTGGGTGATCGATTTCGTTCGCGACACGCTGGAAAAGGAGCTGCACAAGAACCCGGAAACGGCGAAAATTCTGCAGCAGAAGATTCAGCAGAACGAGCACGAGCGCAAGGAATTGGCCGGCATCAAGAAGCTGGCCACCGAGCGGTCGAAAAAGGCCAACATCCACAACAAGAAACTGCGCGACTGCAAATTCCACTTCAACGACGCCAAGGACGGCCTCCGCGAACTGACGCAGATTTTCATCACCGAGGGCGACAGCGCCTCGGGCAGCCTCACCAAGTCGCGCCGGCCCGAAACCCAGGCCGTCTTTGCCTTGAAGGGCAAGCCGCTCAATACGTTCGGCCTGACGCGCAAGGTCGTCTACGAAAACGAGGAGCTCAACCTCCTGCAGCACGCGCTCGGGCTGGAGAACGAACTGGACGGCCTGCGCTTCAACCAGGTGGTCATCGCCACCGACGCCGACGTCGACGGCATGCACATCCGCCTGCTGCTGCTGACCTTCTTCCTGCAGTTCTATCCGGAACTGGTGCGCAAGGGGCACCTGCACATTCTGCAAACCCCGCTCTTCCGGGTGCGGAACAAAAAGGAAACCCGCTACTGCTACTCGGAAGCGGAGCGCAACCGGGCCGCCGCGGAACTCGCCGGTTCGCCGGAAATCACGCGGTTCAAAGGCCTCGGCGAGATTTCCCCCGAGGAGTTCGGCCAGTTCATCGGCGAGAACATCCGGCTCGACAAGGTCGAATGGTTCGCCGGCGCCCACCTCAAGGACATCCTGGCCTACTACATGGGCAAGAACACGCCCGAGCGGCGCGAACACATCATCAAGAACCTGATCCTCGAACCGATCGACCGGGTCGAGGAAGCGAAAGCCTGA
- a CDS encoding DNA gyrase/topoisomerase IV subunit A, producing MTGKRTKKNKGQGELPLAPADFTGKLTIEDTYRDYFLQYASYVITDRAIPDLADGFKPVQRRIMHSLWEMDDGRYHKVANVVGHSMQYHPHGDASIYSALVGLGQQDLLIDTQGNWGDPVTGDSAAAARYIEARLTKFAKEVLFAPHLTEYKKSYDGRRKEPIVLPARFPLLLLMGAEGIAVGLSTKIMPHNFLEIIDAVQSYLRQEPFELYPDFPTGGLADIGGYNDGRPGSKVKVRARLEKSDGKTIVIREIPYGTTTSSLIDSIIAAGDKGKIKLSHIEDNTAAAVEIHVTFQRGVEMDKAIDALYAFTECEVSHSPNGMMIVDGKPETMGVMEMVAQGADQTKALLKADLEHQLEQLELRWHHKSLVQIFIENRIYLRLEKCTTWEAVLAEIDRGLEPFKKTLRRPVGADDLVMLTEVKMRRISAWDAERAREELLAIDREIKQVRRNLKNLVPYTIEWFDRLRETYGQGRERKTELTTFDAIKAIHVVERTEKLYVDRENGFIGTDLKNAEELGPCSSLDDALVVLENGNMTVVKVAAKVYVGEKIVHARVFTPADRETVFNLIYEDILSGKAWVKRFTVGGVTREKMYNLGRNAKKPKILFCEPGAEAFVHIKLRKKPRIRTDRYFNFTELLVKNRDAGGNSLSKHKISSVRAISQTVFNNHAAEADQADNGGGADEENGQ from the coding sequence ATGACCGGAAAACGAACCAAGAAGAACAAGGGCCAGGGCGAGTTGCCGCTGGCGCCCGCCGACTTCACCGGCAAGCTGACGATCGAGGACACCTATCGCGATTACTTTCTGCAATACGCCTCCTACGTCATCACCGACCGCGCGATTCCCGACCTTGCCGACGGTTTCAAGCCCGTGCAGCGGCGCATCATGCATTCGTTGTGGGAAATGGACGACGGCCGCTATCACAAGGTGGCCAACGTCGTCGGCCATTCGATGCAGTACCACCCGCACGGCGACGCGTCGATTTACAGCGCGCTGGTCGGCCTCGGCCAGCAGGATTTGCTGATCGACACCCAGGGCAACTGGGGCGATCCGGTGACCGGCGACTCGGCGGCGGCGGCCCGTTACATCGAGGCGCGGCTGACCAAATTCGCCAAGGAAGTGCTGTTCGCGCCGCACCTGACCGAGTACAAAAAGAGTTACGACGGCCGCCGCAAGGAACCGATCGTCCTGCCGGCGCGCTTTCCACTGTTGCTGCTGATGGGCGCCGAGGGCATCGCGGTCGGCCTCTCGACGAAAATCATGCCCCACAATTTCCTCGAAATCATCGACGCGGTGCAATCGTACCTGCGACAGGAGCCGTTCGAGCTATACCCCGATTTCCCGACCGGCGGCCTGGCCGACATCGGCGGCTACAACGACGGCCGGCCGGGCTCGAAGGTCAAGGTCCGCGCCCGGCTGGAAAAAAGCGACGGCAAGACGATCGTCATCCGCGAAATCCCCTACGGCACGACGACTTCCTCGCTCATCGATTCGATCATCGCCGCGGGCGACAAGGGCAAGATCAAGCTGTCGCACATCGAGGACAACACGGCCGCCGCGGTGGAAATCCACGTCACTTTCCAGCGCGGGGTCGAGATGGACAAGGCCATCGACGCCCTCTACGCCTTCACCGAATGCGAGGTCAGCCACAGCCCCAACGGCATGATGATCGTCGACGGCAAGCCCGAGACGATGGGCGTGATGGAAATGGTGGCGCAAGGAGCCGATCAGACCAAGGCCCTGCTCAAGGCCGACCTGGAGCACCAGCTCGAACAGTTGGAACTGCGCTGGCACCACAAGAGCCTCGTGCAGATCTTCATCGAAAACCGGATCTACCTGCGCCTCGAAAAATGCACGACGTGGGAAGCCGTTCTGGCCGAGATCGACCGCGGCCTCGAGCCCTTCAAGAAGACGTTGCGCCGCCCGGTCGGCGCGGATGATCTGGTCATGCTGACGGAAGTGAAGATGCGCCGCATCAGCGCCTGGGACGCCGAGCGCGCGCGGGAGGAACTGCTGGCCATCGACCGCGAGATCAAACAGGTCCGGCGCAACCTGAAAAACCTCGTGCCGTACACCATCGAATGGTTCGACCGCCTGCGCGAAACCTACGGCCAGGGCCGCGAGCGCAAAACCGAACTGACGACCTTCGACGCCATCAAGGCGATTCACGTGGTCGAACGGACCGAAAAACTCTACGTCGACCGCGAAAACGGCTTCATCGGCACCGACCTGAAAAACGCCGAGGAACTCGGCCCCTGCTCGTCGCTCGACGACGCGCTGGTCGTGCTCGAAAACGGCAACATGACGGTGGTCAAGGTGGCGGCCAAGGTCTACGTCGGCGAGAAGATCGTGCACGCGCGGGTCTTCACGCCGGCCGACCGGGAAACGGTCTTCAACCTGATTTACGAGGACATCCTCAGCGGCAAGGCCTGGGTCAAGCGGTTCACGGTCGGCGGTGTGACGCGAGAAAAAATGTACAACCTGGGCCGCAACGCCAAGAAACCCAAGATTCTCTTCTGCGAACCCGGCGCCGAGGCGTTCGTGCACATCAAGCTGCGCAAGAAACCACGCATCCGCACCGATCGGTATTTCAACTTCACCGAATTGCTGGTCAAAAACCGCGACGCGGGCGGTAACAGTCTCAGCAAGCACAAGATTTCGTCGGTGCGGGCCATCAGCCAGACCGTGTTCAACAACCATGCGGCGGAAGCGGATCAGGCCGACAACGGCGGCGGGGCGGACGAGGAAAACGGTCAGTAA
- a CDS encoding M20 family metallo-hydrolase: MIEPLEILTRLVRTPSETGAEAEIIRETAALCEALDLRPEVSPDGLVFRVESEVGGPTLLFCSHLDTIAAGEGWARSPVGAPASETHLYGHGVVDAKASCAAILATFGFYARGGLPRGQIVGALSIGGEGNDPSLPRLLRTIGHLDGGIVGEPTQMQIAASQVGLMMVELTARGERSHVSRASGENAIHALLRDLQTLRDLRFQRRDEKQGRVKITPTRLVAGVADSVTPPTAHALLDIRVTQQYDHEEVLEILRGAVASELRVLSDRWSPCETPESEPLVVAARAALPDARVYASDESGDWAFLEELNVPAIKVGPGNPALAHGAGERIALEAFERGVVGYIRLAKTCLMRLDSPDDY, translated from the coding sequence GTGATCGAGCCGCTTGAAATTCTGACCCGATTGGTTCGCACGCCCAGCGAAACCGGCGCGGAGGCCGAGATCATCCGGGAAACGGCGGCGCTTTGCGAGGCGCTCGACCTGCGGCCGGAAGTATCCCCGGACGGCCTGGTTTTTCGGGTCGAAAGCGAGGTCGGCGGCCCGACGCTGTTGTTCTGCTCCCATCTGGATACGATCGCCGCCGGCGAAGGATGGGCCCGGTCGCCCGTCGGCGCGCCGGCCAGCGAGACCCACCTTTACGGCCACGGCGTCGTCGACGCCAAGGCATCCTGCGCCGCCATTCTGGCGACTTTCGGCTTTTACGCGCGCGGCGGCCTGCCGCGCGGCCAGATCGTCGGCGCCTTGTCGATCGGCGGCGAGGGCAACGACCCGTCCCTACCGCGCCTGCTGCGGACGATCGGCCACCTGGACGGCGGCATCGTCGGCGAACCGACGCAGATGCAGATCGCCGCGTCGCAGGTCGGCTTGATGATGGTGGAACTCACGGCGCGCGGCGAGCGCAGTCACGTCTCGCGAGCGAGCGGCGAAAACGCCATTCATGCGCTGCTGCGCGACCTGCAGACGTTGCGCGATCTGCGCTTCCAACGGCGGGATGAAAAACAGGGCCGGGTGAAAATCACGCCGACCCGGCTGGTCGCCGGCGTGGCCGACAGCGTGACGCCGCCGACGGCGCACGCGCTGCTCGATATCCGCGTCACCCAGCAATACGACCACGAGGAAGTGCTCGAGATCCTCCGCGGCGCCGTCGCGTCGGAGTTGCGGGTGCTCTCGGATCGCTGGTCGCCGTGTGAAACGCCGGAATCGGAACCGTTGGTCGTCGCGGCTCGGGCCGCGCTGCCGGACGCGCGGGTTTACGCCTCCGACGAGAGCGGCGACTGGGCGTTTCTGGAGGAGTTGAACGTGCCGGCGATCAAGGTCGGGCCCGGCAACCCGGCGCTCGCGCACGGCGCCGGCGAGCGAATCGCGCTGGAGGCCTTCGAGCGCGGGGTCGTCGGCTATATCCGCCTGGCGAAAACCTGCCTGATGCGGCTGGATTCCCCCGACGATTACTGA
- the hisD gene encoding histidinol dehydrogenase: MSEVILRRMAAADVVRQAREPVDAPTLAAAAAIVDDVRRGGEAALRGQAVRLGDLQAAEPLVRSRAELDTAADRLNPKTRDLLERTAARIRNFAEAQRRSFADLTVSLPEGRAGHTVAPVERAGCYAPGGRFPLVSSVLMTVIPARVAGVSEIWVASPRPSPEVLAAAAIAGADALLAVGGAQAIAALAFGVGGPPPCESIVGPGNRWVTAAKQLVFGRAAIDMLAGPSELLILADETADPVRVAADLLAQAEHDPDAWPILVTTSETLAAGVEVQLQRQLADLPTAATARAALQNGFYVFVDDLEAGVALCNRLAPEHLELLAAEPWALVPRLRHYGSLFIGEASAEVFGDYGFGPNHVLPTGGTARFVGGLSVFHFLRVRTWMAIDPEADRRELTADAAALARLEGLAAHARAAETRRR; this comes from the coding sequence ATGAGCGAGGTCATCCTGCGGCGAATGGCCGCCGCGGACGTCGTCCGGCAGGCGCGCGAACCCGTCGATGCCCCGACCTTGGCGGCGGCCGCCGCGATCGTGGACGATGTGCGCCGGGGCGGCGAAGCCGCGTTGCGTGGGCAGGCGGTGCGCCTGGGCGATCTGCAGGCGGCCGAGCCATTGGTTCGTTCGCGCGCGGAACTCGACACCGCCGCCGACCGGCTGAACCCGAAAACTCGCGACTTGCTCGAACGCACCGCCGCGCGGATTCGCAATTTTGCCGAGGCGCAACGGCGTTCCTTCGCGGATTTGACGGTGTCGCTGCCGGAAGGTCGCGCCGGACATACCGTGGCGCCGGTCGAGCGGGCCGGTTGTTACGCGCCCGGCGGCCGTTTCCCCTTGGTGTCCTCGGTGCTGATGACCGTCATTCCCGCCCGCGTCGCCGGGGTAAGCGAGATCTGGGTGGCTTCGCCGCGGCCGTCGCCGGAAGTTCTGGCGGCGGCGGCGATCGCCGGGGCGGACGCCCTGTTGGCGGTCGGCGGCGCTCAGGCGATTGCCGCGCTGGCCTTCGGCGTCGGCGGGCCGCCGCCCTGCGAGTCGATCGTCGGACCGGGAAACCGCTGGGTGACCGCGGCGAAACAGCTCGTCTTCGGTCGCGCGGCGATCGACATGCTGGCCGGGCCGTCGGAGCTGTTGATTCTGGCCGACGAAACCGCCGATCCGGTGCGCGTGGCGGCGGATTTGCTGGCGCAAGCCGAACACGATCCGGACGCCTGGCCGATCCTGGTCACGACGAGCGAAACGCTGGCGGCGGGAGTGGAAGTCCAACTGCAGCGGCAACTGGCGGATTTGCCGACGGCGGCGACGGCACGGGCGGCGTTGCAAAACGGTTTTTACGTATTCGTCGACGACCTGGAGGCCGGCGTCGCACTTTGCAACCGACTGGCCCCGGAGCATCTGGAATTACTGGCGGCCGAACCGTGGGCGCTCGTTCCCCGGCTGCGGCATTACGGTTCGCTGTTCATCGGCGAGGCCAGCGCCGAGGTCTTCGGCGATTACGGTTTCGGGCCGAACCACGTGCTGCCGACCGGCGGCACGGCGCGGTTCGTGGGCGGCTTGTCGGTCTTCCATTTCTTGCGGGTCCGTACCTGGATGGCGATCGATCCCGAAGCCGATCGTCGTGAACTGACGGCGGATGCGGCGGCCCTGGCGCGGCTGGAAGGGCTGGCCGCGCACGCGCGCGCGGCGGAAACCCGGCGTCGGTGA
- the hisE gene encoding phosphoribosyl-ATP diphosphatase — translation MIIPSIDLMNGSTVQLVGGREKKLDAGDPRPLAKAFGLVGEIAVVDLDAALGRGDNRELIRELLRLAPCRVGGGIRDADTARRWLDDGATKVVLGTAAVPEVLRELPPERVVAALDAEFDEVVVEGWRKKTGATIRERLRELRGLVGGFLVTFVEREGRLGGIELDRVAALREEIGAARLTIAGGVTTLEEVAALDRLDIDAQVGMALYTGRMELADAFAAPLRSDRPDGLWPTVIVDESGIALGLAYSDRASLREALRTAQGVYHSRSRGRWVKGATSGDTQELVRIDADCDRDALRFTVRQKGKGFCHRGTRTCWGEDGGLSQLSRRLASRLREAPEGSYTQRLAADPELLAAKLAEEARELAEAKTPDEIAWEAADVFYFTLTAMARGGVTLAEVETVLDGRAGRVTRRPDKKGKGK, via the coding sequence ATGATCATTCCTTCGATCGACTTGATGAACGGTTCGACGGTGCAACTCGTCGGCGGTCGCGAAAAAAAACTCGATGCCGGCGATCCGCGCCCGTTGGCGAAGGCGTTCGGCCTGGTCGGCGAAATCGCCGTGGTCGATCTGGACGCGGCCCTGGGCCGCGGCGACAACCGCGAGTTGATTCGCGAACTGCTGCGCCTGGCGCCTTGCCGGGTGGGCGGCGGCATCCGCGATGCGGACACCGCCCGGCGCTGGTTGGACGACGGCGCGACGAAGGTGGTGCTGGGCACCGCCGCCGTGCCGGAAGTGCTCCGCGAACTGCCCCCGGAACGGGTCGTCGCGGCGCTCGACGCCGAGTTCGATGAGGTGGTGGTGGAAGGCTGGCGGAAAAAAACCGGCGCCACCATCCGGGAACGGTTGCGGGAATTGCGCGGCCTGGTCGGCGGTTTTCTCGTCACTTTCGTCGAGCGCGAGGGACGACTGGGGGGCATCGAGCTGGACCGCGTCGCCGCGCTACGCGAGGAAATCGGCGCCGCGCGCCTGACGATCGCCGGCGGGGTGACGACGCTGGAGGAAGTCGCGGCGTTGGACCGCCTGGACATCGACGCGCAGGTCGGCATGGCCTTGTATACGGGCCGGATGGAGCTGGCCGACGCGTTCGCCGCGCCGTTGCGTTCGGATCGCCCCGACGGCTTGTGGCCGACGGTGATCGTCGACGAGAGCGGCATCGCGCTGGGGCTGGCTTACTCGGATCGCGCAAGCCTGCGCGAGGCGCTGCGCACCGCGCAAGGCGTTTATCACTCGCGTTCGCGCGGCCGGTGGGTGAAAGGCGCGACCTCGGGCGATACGCAGGAACTGGTGCGGATCGACGCGGACTGCGACCGCGATGCGCTGCGGTTCACCGTGCGGCAAAAGGGCAAGGGCTTTTGCCATCGCGGCACGCGCACCTGTTGGGGCGAGGACGGCGGGCTGTCTCAACTGTCGCGCCGGTTGGCGTCGCGTCTTCGCGAAGCGCCCGAAGGCTCGTATACGCAGCGGCTGGCGGCCGATCCGGAATTGCTGGCGGCGAAGCTGGCGGAGGAAGCCCGCGAACTGGCCGAGGCGAAAACGCCGGATGAAATCGCCTGGGAGGCGGCCGATGTGTTCTATTTTACGCTGACCGCCATGGCACGCGGCGGGGTCACGCTGGCCGAGGTGGAAACCGTTTTGGACGGCCGGGCCGGACGCGTGACACGCCGGCCGGATAAGAAGGGGAAAGGGAAATGA
- the hisF gene encoding imidazole glycerol phosphate synthase subunit HisF, whose amino-acid sequence MLTRRIIPCLDVRDGRVVKGVRFQDLREAGRPEDFAPAYERQGADELVLLDVSATPEGRKTALETVRRVREKIAIPLTVGGGVRGVEDAGALLEAGADKVGVNTAAVARPELLSLLAERFGRQCTILAVDAKLTAPGRWQVVVESGRKDTGLDAIEWVRRACALGAGEILLTSWDRDGTRTGYDLELVGAVARAVNVPVIASGGADTPRQLYEALAAGADAVLAASIFHYNEYTVAQLKDYLAEQGVEVRR is encoded by the coding sequence ATGCTGACCCGGCGGATCATTCCCTGCCTGGATGTGCGCGACGGTCGGGTGGTCAAAGGCGTCCGTTTTCAGGATTTGCGCGAAGCCGGCCGGCCCGAGGATTTCGCGCCCGCCTACGAACGGCAAGGCGCCGACGAATTGGTTTTGCTTGACGTCTCGGCCACGCCGGAGGGCCGGAAAACGGCGCTGGAAACCGTGCGCCGGGTCAGGGAAAAAATCGCCATCCCGCTGACGGTCGGCGGCGGCGTGCGCGGCGTGGAAGACGCCGGGGCCTTGCTGGAGGCCGGCGCGGACAAAGTCGGTGTGAACACGGCGGCGGTCGCGCGGCCCGAACTGCTGTCGCTGCTGGCCGAGCGCTTCGGCCGTCAATGCACGATCCTGGCGGTCGACGCGAAACTGACGGCGCCGGGCCGCTGGCAGGTAGTGGTCGAATCGGGTCGCAAGGATACGGGCCTGGATGCCATCGAGTGGGTCCGTCGAGCCTGCGCGCTGGGCGCCGGCGAAATCCTACTGACCAGTTGGGACCGCGACGGCACCCGCACCGGTTACGATTTGGAATTGGTCGGCGCCGTGGCTCGCGCCGTCAACGTGCCGGTCATCGCCTCGGGCGGCGCCGATACGCCGCGCCAATTGTACGAAGCGCTGGCGGCGGGCGCCGACGCCGTGCTGGCCGCGTCGATTTTTCATTACAACGAATACACCGTGGCGCAGTTGAAAGATTACCTCGCCGAGCAGGGCGTGGAGGTGCGGCGATGA
- the hisH gene encoding imidazole glycerol phosphate synthase subunit HisH, with product MTGPEVIVVRTGVANLASVLAGLRRAGAAPRVSNEPRDIETASHLLLPGVGAFGAGMRQLADDGLVAPLRARVSAGRPTLAICLGLQLLCDASDEDLGVAGLGVVPGIVRRFPDTVRVPQMGWNNVAPDEGCRLLRAGFAYFANSYRLAECPSGWQAAYAEHGGRFVAALEKGAVIGGQFHPELSGQWGLDLLRRWLGAGGETC from the coding sequence ATGACCGGGCCGGAAGTCATCGTGGTGCGGACGGGCGTCGCCAACCTGGCGTCGGTCCTGGCCGGGTTGCGGCGGGCCGGAGCGGCGCCGCGGGTCAGCAACGAGCCGCGAGATATCGAAACAGCCTCGCACCTGTTGCTGCCGGGCGTCGGCGCGTTCGGCGCGGGTATGCGGCAACTGGCCGATGACGGCCTGGTTGCGCCGCTACGGGCGCGGGTCTCGGCCGGGCGGCCGACGTTGGCGATCTGCTTGGGCTTGCAACTGCTGTGTGATGCCAGTGACGAAGATTTGGGCGTGGCGGGACTGGGGGTCGTTCCCGGGATTGTCCGGCGGTTTCCGGATACGGTGCGCGTGCCGCAGATGGGTTGGAACAACGTGGCGCCGGACGAAGGTTGCCGTCTGTTGCGGGCGGGATTCGCCTACTTCGCCAACTCCTATCGCCTAGCCGAATGCCCGTCGGGCTGGCAGGCCGCCTACGCGGAACACGGCGGCCGCTTCGTCGCCGCGCTTGAAAAAGGGGCAGTGATCGGCGGCCAGTTCCACCCCGAACTGTCGGGACAATGGGGCCTGGATTTGCTGCGCCGTTGGTTGGGCGCGGGAGGCGAGACATGCTGA
- the hisB gene encoding imidazoleglycerol-phosphate dehydratase HisB: MTERRATVQRTTKETDITLQLNLDGEGQAKIRTGIGFLDHLLDSLARHARFDLNLACRGDLEVDDHHSVEDCALALGTAFAEALGERRGIARFGSAYAPLDEALARAVVDISSRPFAVVELQLQREAIGNLAGENITHFLHSFAAAARLTLHVDVLRGANDHHRAEAAFKALALALRQAVARDGGTAVPSTKGVLE; encoded by the coding sequence ATGACCGAACGTCGCGCCACCGTGCAACGCACGACCAAGGAAACCGACATCACGCTGCAACTGAACCTGGACGGCGAGGGGCAGGCCAAGATCCGGACCGGCATCGGCTTTCTGGATCATCTGCTCGACAGCCTGGCGCGCCATGCCCGTTTCGATTTGAATCTGGCCTGCCGGGGCGATCTGGAAGTCGACGATCACCACAGCGTCGAGGACTGCGCCCTGGCGCTCGGCACGGCGTTCGCGGAAGCTCTGGGCGAGCGGCGCGGCATCGCGCGCTTCGGATCGGCTTATGCGCCGCTCGACGAGGCGCTCGCCCGGGCCGTGGTGGATATTTCCAGCCGGCCTTTCGCCGTCGTCGAACTGCAACTGCAACGCGAGGCGATCGGCAACCTGGCCGGCGAAAACATCACGCATTTCCTGCATTCGTTCGCGGCGGCGGCGCGATTGACGCTGCATGTTGACGTATTGCGCGGCGCCAACGACCATCACCGGGCCGAAGCGGCGTTCAAGGCTTTGGCGCTGGCCTTGCGGCAGGCGGTGGCGCGGGACGGCGGCACGGCGGTTCCCAGCACCAAAGGGGTGCTCGAATGA